The following coding sequences lie in one Eschrichtius robustus isolate mEscRob2 chromosome 10, mEscRob2.pri, whole genome shotgun sequence genomic window:
- the AK1 gene encoding adenylate kinase isoenzyme 1 isoform X1, with amino-acid sequence MQACCSAPDARSVEDANAREKLKKTKIIFVVGGPGSGKGTQCEKIVQKYGYTHLSTGDLLRAEVSSGSARGKMLSEIMEKGQLVPLDTVLDMLRDAIVAKVDTSKGFLIDGYPREVRQGEEFERRIGHPTLLLYVDAGPETMTKRLLKRGETSGRVDDNEETIKQRLETYYKATEPVIAFYEKRGIIRKVNAEGSVDSVFSQVCTHLDALK; translated from the exons ATGCAGGCCTGCTGCTCGGCACCAGACGCCCGCAGCGTGGAAGACGCTAACGCCCGAG AGAAGCTGAAGAAAACCAAGATCATCTTTGTGGTGG GCGGGCCTGGCTCGGGGAAGGGCACCCAGTGTGAGAAGATTGTCCAGAAGTACGGCTACACCCACCTCTCCACCGGGGACCTCCTGCGGGCTGAGGTCAGCTCAGGCTCAGCCAGGGGCAAGATGCTGTCGGAAATCATGGAGAAGGGGCAGCTGGTGCCACTG GACACAGTGTTGGACATGCTCCGAGACGCCATAGTGGCCAAGGTAGATACTTCCAAAGGCTTCCTGATCGACGGCTACCCCCGGGAGGTGCGGCAGGGAGAAGAGTTTGAACGGAGG ATCGGACATCCCACGCTGCTGCTGTACGTGGACGCAGGCCCCGAGACCATGACCAAGCGGCTCCTGAAGCGTGGAGAGACCAGCGGACGTGTGGACGACAATGAAGAGACCATCAAGCAGCGCCTGGAGACCTACTACAAGGCCACAGAGCCCGTGATCGCCTTCTACGAGAAACGTGGCATCATTCGCAAG GTCAATGCCGAAGGCTCCGTGGACAGTGTCTTCTCCCAGGTCTGCACCCACCTGGACGCCCTCAAGTAG
- the AK1 gene encoding adenylate kinase isoenzyme 1 isoform X2: MEEKLKKTKIIFVVGGPGSGKGTQCEKIVQKYGYTHLSTGDLLRAEVSSGSARGKMLSEIMEKGQLVPLDTVLDMLRDAIVAKVDTSKGFLIDGYPREVRQGEEFERRIGHPTLLLYVDAGPETMTKRLLKRGETSGRVDDNEETIKQRLETYYKATEPVIAFYEKRGIIRKVNAEGSVDSVFSQVCTHLDALK, from the exons ATGGAAG AGAAGCTGAAGAAAACCAAGATCATCTTTGTGGTGG GCGGGCCTGGCTCGGGGAAGGGCACCCAGTGTGAGAAGATTGTCCAGAAGTACGGCTACACCCACCTCTCCACCGGGGACCTCCTGCGGGCTGAGGTCAGCTCAGGCTCAGCCAGGGGCAAGATGCTGTCGGAAATCATGGAGAAGGGGCAGCTGGTGCCACTG GACACAGTGTTGGACATGCTCCGAGACGCCATAGTGGCCAAGGTAGATACTTCCAAAGGCTTCCTGATCGACGGCTACCCCCGGGAGGTGCGGCAGGGAGAAGAGTTTGAACGGAGG ATCGGACATCCCACGCTGCTGCTGTACGTGGACGCAGGCCCCGAGACCATGACCAAGCGGCTCCTGAAGCGTGGAGAGACCAGCGGACGTGTGGACGACAATGAAGAGACCATCAAGCAGCGCCTGGAGACCTACTACAAGGCCACAGAGCCCGTGATCGCCTTCTACGAGAAACGTGGCATCATTCGCAAG GTCAATGCCGAAGGCTCCGTGGACAGTGTCTTCTCCCAGGTCTGCACCCACCTGGACGCCCTCAAGTAG